A section of the Citrobacter farmeri genome encodes:
- a CDS encoding TIGR00366 family protein, with protein sequence MIGRISRFMTRFVSRWLPDPLIFAMLLTLLTFGIALWLTPQTPISMVRFWGDGFWNLLAFGMQMALIIVTGHALASSGPVKNLLRTAASAAKTPAQGVMLVTFFGSVACVINWGFGLVVGAMFAREVARRVPGSDYPLLIACAYIGFLTWGGGFSGSMPLLAATPGNPVEHIAGLIPVSDTLFTGFNIFITVGLIVVMPFITRMMTPKPSDVVSVDPKLLMEEPDFQKTLPADAPPSEKLEESRILALIIGALGIAYLGIYFAEKGFNITINTVNLMFMIAGLLLHKTPMAYMRAISAAARSTAGILVQFPFYAGIQLMMEHSGLGGLITEFFINVANKDTFPVMTFFSSALINFAVPSGGGHWVIQGPFVMPAAQALGADLGKSVMAIAYGEQWMNMAQPFWALPALAIAGLGVRDIMGYCITALLFSGVIFVVGLTFF encoded by the coding sequence ATGATTGGCCGTATCTCGCGTTTCATGACGCGCTTCGTCAGTCGCTGGCTGCCCGATCCCCTGATTTTCGCCATGCTGCTGACGCTACTGACGTTCGGCATCGCGCTGTGGTTAACGCCGCAAACGCCGATCAGTATGGTGCGTTTCTGGGGGGACGGCTTCTGGAACCTGCTGGCCTTCGGGATGCAGATGGCATTGATCATCGTAACAGGCCACGCGCTGGCCAGTTCTGGCCCGGTGAAAAACCTGCTGCGCACCGCCGCATCTGCCGCTAAAACGCCCGCTCAGGGCGTAATGCTGGTGACCTTCTTTGGCTCCGTCGCCTGCGTTATCAACTGGGGTTTCGGCCTGGTGGTAGGGGCGATGTTTGCCCGTGAGGTTGCCCGTCGCGTGCCGGGTTCCGATTATCCGCTGCTGATTGCCTGCGCCTATATCGGTTTTCTGACCTGGGGCGGCGGCTTCTCCGGCTCAATGCCCCTGCTGGCGGCAACGCCGGGTAACCCGGTCGAACACATTGCGGGCTTGATTCCGGTCAGCGATACCCTGTTCACCGGCTTCAACATTTTCATCACCGTCGGATTGATTGTGGTCATGCCGTTTATTACCCGCATGATGACGCCAAAACCGTCAGATGTTGTCAGCGTCGATCCGAAACTGTTGATGGAAGAGCCTGATTTCCAGAAGACCTTGCCGGCAGATGCGCCTCCGTCAGAAAAACTGGAAGAGAGCCGTATCCTGGCGCTGATCATTGGCGCATTAGGCATCGCCTATCTCGGGATCTACTTCGCCGAAAAAGGGTTCAACATCACCATCAACACCGTCAACCTGATGTTTATGATTGCCGGTCTGCTGCTGCACAAAACGCCAATGGCCTATATGCGTGCCATTAGCGCCGCCGCGCGCAGCACCGCCGGGATCCTGGTGCAGTTCCCGTTCTATGCGGGGATCCAGTTAATGATGGAACACTCCGGTCTCGGCGGTTTGATCACCGAATTCTTCATCAACGTCGCCAATAAAGACACCTTCCCCGTTATGACCTTCTTCAGCTCCGCGCTGATCAACTTTGCCGTGCCGTCAGGCGGCGGTCACTGGGTTATTCAGGGGCCGTTCGTGATGCCAGCCGCGCAGGCGTTAGGGGCCGACCTCGGTAAATCCGTCATGGCGATCGCCTACGGCGAACAGTGGATGAATATGGCGCAACCCTTCTGGGCGCTTCCCGCACTGGCCATCGCCGGACTGGGGGTTCGCGACATCATGGGGTATTGCATCACCGCCCTGCTTTTCTCCGGCGTCATTTTTGTTGTCGGCCTGACTTTTTTCTGA
- a CDS encoding MurR/RpiR family transcriptional regulator, translated as MNIIEQLQLLVKTGTHAEQTISRYILATLSGAEKLTSTAISKKTQTSQPSIVRFAQSLGYTGFTSFKYDLIKCLRSEPEALLPAQATKNNVILSEFINNNNPAALNTFFEIINSSRNLYFCHPRELSSLLSNIIQDYNDIGKVCIPVEYQNAHSLLTNTLTDCDSVILLPGLKEEPDNQLITLIREHEAASLAVACHQSGAALADVTLYTPQSSISPLSFAALKMSLHTLFFHALQYCYLNMSNEKTPHKR; from the coding sequence ATGAACATTATCGAACAACTTCAGTTACTGGTAAAAACAGGGACACACGCGGAACAAACAATTAGCCGTTACATTCTGGCTACATTATCTGGCGCGGAAAAACTGACGTCGACGGCAATTTCAAAAAAGACGCAAACCAGCCAACCTTCCATCGTTCGTTTCGCTCAATCCCTCGGTTATACGGGTTTTACTTCATTTAAATATGATTTAATTAAGTGTCTGCGCAGTGAACCTGAGGCACTCCTTCCGGCCCAGGCAACGAAGAACAATGTTATCCTCAGCGAGTTTATTAATAATAATAACCCTGCAGCACTCAATACCTTCTTTGAAATTATTAACTCCAGTCGCAATCTCTATTTCTGTCATCCGCGTGAACTGAGCTCGTTGCTTAGCAATATCATTCAGGACTATAACGATATTGGTAAAGTCTGTATTCCCGTGGAGTACCAGAATGCCCATTCACTGCTGACAAACACCCTGACGGATTGTGATTCTGTGATTCTACTGCCAGGACTCAAAGAGGAGCCGGATAATCAATTGATTACCCTGATTCGTGAACACGAGGCAGCCTCACTGGCCGTTGCCTGTCATCAGAGCGGTGCGGCACTGGCCGATGTGACCTTATATACACCTCAGTCCAGCATCAGCCCCCTTAGTTTCGCCGCGCTGAAAATGTCATTACACACGCTTTTTTTCCATGCTCTGCAATATTGCTATCTAAATATGAGTAATGAAAAAACGCCTCATAAACGATGA
- the gyrA gene encoding DNA topoisomerase (ATP-hydrolyzing) subunit A translates to MSDLAREITPVNIEEELKNSYLDYAMSVIVGRALPDVRDGLKPVHRRVLYAMNVLGNDWNKAYKKSARVVGDVIGKYHPHGDSAVYDTIVRMAQPFSLRYMLVDGQGNFGSIDGDSAAAMRYTEIRLAKIAHELMADLEKETVDFVDNYDGTEKIPDVMPTKIPNLLVNGSSGIAVGMATNIPPHNLTEVVNGCLAYIDDEDISIEGLMEYIPGPDFPTAAIINGRRGIEEAYRTGRGKVYIRARAEVEVDAKTGRETIIVHEIPYQVNKARLIEKIAELVKDKRVEGISALRDESDKDGMRIVIEVKRDAVGEVVLNNLYSQTQLQVSFGINMVALHHGQPKIMNLKDIISAFVRHRREVVTRRTIFELRKARDRAHILEALAIALANIDPIIELIRRAPTPAEAKAGLIARPWDLGNVAAMLERAGDDAARPEWLEPEFGVRDGQYYLTEQQAQAILDLRLQKLTGLEHEKLLDEYKELLEQIAELLHILGSADRLMEVIREELELIRDQFGDERRTEITANSADINIEDLINQEDVVVTLSHQGYVKYQPLTDYEAQRRGGKGKSAARIKEEDFIDRLLVANTHDTILCFSSRGRLYWMKVYQLPEASRGARGRPIVNLLPLEADERITAILPVREYEEGVNVFMATASGTVKKTALTEFSRPRSAGIIAVNLNDGDELIGVDLTAGKDEVMLFSAAGKVVRFKEDAVRAMGRTATGVRGIKLAGEDKVVSLIIPRGEGAILTVTQNGYGKRTAAEEYPTKSRATQGVISIKVTERNGSVVGAVQVDDCDQIMMITDAGTLVRTRVSEISVVGRNTQGVILIRTAEDENVVGLQRVAEPVDDEDLDAIDGSAAEGDDDIAPEAETDDDVADDADE, encoded by the coding sequence ATGAGCGACCTTGCGAGAGAAATTACACCGGTCAACATTGAGGAAGAGCTGAAGAACTCTTATCTGGATTATGCGATGTCGGTCATTGTTGGCCGTGCGCTGCCAGATGTCCGAGATGGCCTGAAGCCGGTACACCGTCGCGTACTTTACGCCATGAACGTATTGGGCAATGACTGGAACAAAGCCTATAAGAAATCAGCCCGTGTCGTTGGCGACGTCATCGGTAAATACCACCCGCACGGCGACTCTGCGGTATATGACACCATTGTTCGTATGGCTCAGCCGTTCTCGCTGCGATATATGCTGGTGGATGGCCAGGGGAACTTCGGTTCCATCGATGGTGACTCTGCGGCGGCGATGCGTTATACGGAAATCCGTCTGGCGAAGATTGCCCATGAGTTGATGGCCGATCTGGAAAAAGAGACGGTTGATTTTGTCGACAACTATGACGGCACGGAAAAAATCCCTGACGTTATGCCGACCAAAATCCCTAACCTGTTAGTGAACGGCTCCTCCGGTATCGCGGTTGGGATGGCGACTAACATTCCGCCGCACAACCTGACGGAAGTGGTCAACGGTTGTCTGGCGTATATCGACGATGAAGACATCAGCATTGAAGGGCTGATGGAATACATCCCGGGTCCGGATTTCCCGACGGCGGCGATCATCAATGGTCGTCGCGGTATTGAAGAAGCCTATCGTACCGGTCGCGGTAAAGTGTACATTCGCGCCCGCGCGGAAGTAGAAGTTGACGCGAAAACCGGTCGTGAAACCATTATCGTGCATGAAATCCCGTATCAGGTGAACAAAGCGCGTCTGATCGAGAAAATCGCGGAACTGGTTAAAGACAAACGCGTTGAAGGCATCAGCGCGCTGCGTGATGAGTCTGACAAAGACGGCATGCGCATCGTGATTGAAGTTAAACGCGACGCGGTCGGGGAAGTGGTACTGAACAACCTCTACTCCCAGACTCAACTGCAGGTCTCTTTCGGTATCAACATGGTGGCATTGCACCATGGTCAGCCGAAAATCATGAACCTGAAAGACATCATTTCAGCGTTTGTGCGCCACCGTCGTGAAGTGGTGACCCGCCGTACCATTTTCGAACTGCGTAAAGCTCGCGATCGTGCGCATATCCTTGAGGCGCTGGCAATTGCGCTGGCGAATATCGATCCGATCATTGAACTGATCCGTCGTGCGCCGACCCCGGCAGAAGCGAAAGCGGGGCTGATTGCGCGTCCATGGGATCTGGGCAACGTGGCGGCGATGCTGGAACGTGCCGGTGACGATGCCGCGCGTCCGGAGTGGCTGGAGCCTGAATTCGGTGTGCGTGATGGTCAGTACTACCTGACGGAACAGCAGGCCCAGGCGATTCTGGATCTGCGTTTGCAGAAACTGACCGGCCTTGAGCACGAAAAACTGCTCGACGAATACAAAGAGTTGCTGGAACAGATCGCGGAACTGCTGCACATTCTGGGCAGCGCCGATCGCTTGATGGAAGTCATTCGCGAAGAGCTGGAACTGATCCGCGATCAGTTTGGCGATGAGCGCCGTACCGAAATCACCGCCAACAGCGCCGATATCAATATCGAAGATCTGATCAACCAGGAAGATGTGGTTGTCACCCTGTCTCACCAGGGCTACGTGAAGTATCAGCCGCTGACCGACTACGAAGCACAACGCCGTGGTGGGAAAGGCAAGTCGGCTGCACGTATTAAAGAAGAAGACTTTATTGACCGCCTGCTGGTGGCCAACACCCATGACACGATCCTCTGCTTCTCCAGCCGTGGTCGTCTGTACTGGATGAAGGTCTATCAGTTGCCAGAAGCGAGCCGTGGCGCGCGTGGTCGTCCGATCGTCAACCTGCTGCCGCTGGAAGCCGATGAGCGTATTACCGCCATCCTGCCGGTTCGCGAGTACGAAGAGGGCGTGAACGTCTTTATGGCGACCGCCAGCGGTACGGTGAAGAAAACGGCGCTGACCGAGTTCAGCCGTCCGCGTTCTGCCGGTATCATCGCGGTAAACCTGAACGACGGCGACGAACTGATTGGTGTGGATCTGACCGCAGGTAAAGACGAAGTCATGCTGTTCTCGGCTGCCGGTAAAGTGGTGCGCTTCAAAGAGGACGCCGTCCGTGCGATGGGTCGTACTGCGACCGGCGTACGTGGTATCAAGCTGGCGGGCGAAGACAAAGTCGTCTCCCTGATTATTCCGCGCGGCGAAGGCGCGATCCTGACCGTGACGCAAAACGGTTACGGTAAGCGTACAGCGGCGGAAGAGTATCCGACCAAGTCTCGTGCGACGCAGGGCGTTATCTCTATCAAAGTGACCGAGCGTAACGGCTCCGTTGTTGGCGCAGTGCAGGTCGATGACTGTGACCAGATCATGATGATCACCGATGCAGGTACGTTGGTACGTACACGCGTGTCGGAAATCAGCGTGGTAGGGCGTAACACTCAGGGCGTGATCCTCATCCGTACCGCGGAAGATGAAAACGTGGTGGGTCTGCAACGTGTGGCTGAACCGGTGGATGACGAAGACCTCGACGCCATCGACGGTAGTGCGGCGGAAGGGGATGATGATATCGCTCCAGAAGCGGAAACCGACGACGATGTTGCTGATGACGCTGACGAGTAA
- a CDS encoding PTS glucitol/sorbitol transporter subunit IIA, whose translation MKVLFSADVVRAGRKVEEGLLNGMLITFNDRAPEDYLDYVLVIKNIVCDVTPLQKAVDYVLQMNNQTWNITCWGEAAWQNLCELGHVTVVFDGAEKPIAYGSLHVNSHCSPSVNELIGPLKIMRKTNENCTD comes from the coding sequence ATGAAAGTACTATTTTCGGCTGACGTCGTAAGGGCTGGAAGAAAAGTGGAAGAGGGGCTGCTTAATGGCATGTTGATCACTTTTAATGACCGCGCTCCGGAAGATTATCTCGATTATGTCCTGGTTATAAAGAATATTGTTTGTGATGTTACCCCATTACAAAAAGCAGTGGACTATGTCTTACAGATGAATAATCAGACCTGGAATATAACCTGCTGGGGAGAGGCCGCATGGCAAAATTTATGCGAATTAGGTCATGTGACGGTGGTATTTGATGGAGCTGAAAAACCAATAGCCTATGGTTCATTACACGTAAACAGTCATTGTTCTCCATCCGTAAATGAATTGATTGGCCCATTGAAAATAATGAGGAAAACCAATGAAAACTGTACTGATTAA
- the srlA gene encoding PTS glucitol/sorbitol transporter subunit IIC, whose product MIVEIAEGFIHLFQSAGKIFSGMIVSTIPMLITLILTVNFIMKLIGQQRMEKVATLMGKSKILTYGILPSFAWFFLSSPGALTMGKFLPERCKPAYQDALGSTVHPLTSLFPHIVPSELFIWLGVAAGLTRLDLPVADLALRYIAAGILLGFIRGFLTEYIFTRLEKRELNQE is encoded by the coding sequence ATGATAGTTGAAATAGCAGAGGGTTTTATCCATCTTTTCCAGAGCGCAGGTAAGATATTTTCCGGGATGATCGTCAGTACCATTCCTATGCTAATAACCTTAATTTTGACCGTTAATTTCATTATGAAGTTAATTGGTCAACAGCGGATGGAAAAAGTCGCCACGTTGATGGGTAAATCAAAAATATTAACTTATGGAATTTTGCCCAGCTTTGCCTGGTTCTTCCTCAGCAGCCCTGGGGCGTTGACGATGGGTAAATTTTTACCAGAACGCTGTAAACCCGCTTATCAGGATGCGCTGGGCAGTACCGTGCATCCGCTAACGTCTCTGTTCCCACATATTGTGCCATCAGAGCTCTTTATCTGGCTGGGGGTGGCCGCGGGTCTCACCCGACTCGACCTGCCCGTCGCCGATCTGGCATTGCGCTATATCGCCGCAGGTATTCTACTCGGTTTTATCCGTGGTTTTCTTACGGAGTATATCTTCACCCGACTGGAGAAACGCGAACTTAATCAGGAATAA
- a CDS encoding 3-oxoacid CoA-transferase subunit B: MDAKQRIARRVAQELRDGDVVNLGIGLPTMVANYLPDDIHITLQSENGFLGLGPVTTAHPDLVNAGGQPCGILPGAAMFDSAMSFALIRGGHVDACVLGGLQVDEQANLANWVVPGKMVPGMGGAMDLVTGARKVIIAMEHCAKDGSAKILRQCTMPLTAQHAVHVLVTELAVFRFIDGKMWLTEIVDGCDLDTLRAKTEAHFDVAADLVVQRGDA, encoded by the coding sequence ATGGATGCGAAACAACGTATTGCGCGCCGCGTGGCGCAGGAACTTCGTGATGGTGACGTCGTGAACTTAGGTATTGGCCTGCCGACGATGGTCGCCAACTACCTGCCGGATGACATTCATATCACTTTGCAATCAGAAAACGGCTTTCTCGGACTGGGGCCGGTCACCACCGCGCATCCCGATCTGGTGAACGCTGGCGGACAACCCTGCGGGATTTTGCCGGGTGCGGCGATGTTCGATAGCGCGATGTCATTTGCCCTGATCCGTGGCGGTCATGTGGACGCCTGCGTTCTGGGTGGGTTGCAGGTCGATGAACAGGCCAACCTCGCGAACTGGGTGGTACCCGGCAAAATGGTCCCAGGTATGGGCGGCGCAATGGATCTGGTGACCGGGGCGCGCAAAGTCATCATCGCGATGGAACACTGCGCGAAAGACGGCTCAGCGAAAATCCTCCGCCAGTGCACCATGCCGCTGACGGCCCAGCATGCGGTGCATGTGCTGGTCACCGAACTGGCGGTGTTCCGCTTTATCGACGGCAAAATGTGGCTGACAGAAATCGTCGACGGGTGCGATCTTGATACCCTGCGCGCGAAAACCGAAGCCCACTTTGACGTTGCCGCCGATCTGGTCGTTCAGCGAGGTGACGCATGA
- the atoD gene encoding acetate CoA-transferase subunit alpha, protein MKTKLITLQNAADFFRDGMTIMVGGFMGVGTPPRLVEALLESGVRDLTLIANDTAFVDTGIGPLIVNGRVNKVIASHIGTNPETGRRMIAREMEVQLVPQGTLIEQIRCGGAGLGGFLTPTGVGTIVEDGKQTLTLDGKTWLLERPLRADLALIRAHRADPLGNLTYQLSARNFNPLIALAADITLVEPDELVETGDLLPDQIVTPGAVIDHIVIPQESK, encoded by the coding sequence ATGAAAACAAAACTGATTACCTTACAAAACGCAGCCGACTTCTTTCGTGACGGCATGACCATCATGGTTGGCGGTTTTATGGGGGTAGGGACCCCGCCCCGTCTTGTCGAAGCCTTACTTGAATCCGGCGTCAGAGACCTGACACTGATCGCCAACGATACCGCCTTTGTCGATACCGGCATCGGCCCACTGATCGTCAATGGCCGGGTGAACAAAGTCATTGCGTCCCATATCGGCACCAACCCGGAAACCGGGCGTCGGATGATTGCCAGGGAGATGGAGGTTCAACTGGTGCCGCAAGGTACGTTGATTGAACAGATCCGCTGCGGCGGCGCAGGACTCGGTGGGTTCCTGACCCCTACCGGCGTCGGCACCATCGTGGAAGATGGCAAACAAACCCTGACGCTCGATGGCAAAACCTGGCTACTGGAACGCCCGTTGCGCGCCGATCTGGCGCTCATCCGCGCGCACCGTGCTGACCCTCTCGGCAACCTGACCTACCAACTCAGTGCCCGCAACTTTAACCCTCTTATTGCCCTCGCCGCCGATATCACCCTGGTGGAACCTGACGAACTCGTTGAGACAGGCGATCTGCTGCCTGACCAGATCGTCACCCCCGGCGCGGTTATCGACCATATCGTCATTCCACAGGAGAGCAAATAA
- a CDS encoding acetyl-CoA C-acetyltransferase, producing MKNCVIVSAARTAIGSFNGALATTSAIDLGATVIHAALERAQLDPQRVDEVIMGNVLQAGLGQNPARQALLKSGLSETVCGFTVNKVCGSGLKSVALAAQAIQAGQAQALVAGGMENMSLAPYLLDAKARWGYRLGDGQLSDVILRDGLLCATHGYHMGITAENVAREYGISREMQDELALLSQQKAVAAINSGAFQAEIVPVNVTSRKKTIVFERDEFPKADSTAEGLAALRPAFDKAGTVTAGNASGINDGAAALVVMEESAALAAGLKPLARIKGYASGGVAPALMGMGPVPATQKALQYCGLQLSDIDLIEANEAFAAQFLAVGKTLGFDPEKVNVNGGAIALGHPIGASGARILVTLLHALSARDKTLGLATLCIGGGQGIAMIVERMN from the coding sequence ATGAAAAATTGTGTCATCGTCAGCGCAGCACGTACCGCCATCGGCAGCTTCAACGGCGCGCTGGCAACTACCAGCGCCATCGATCTTGGCGCGACCGTGATTCACGCCGCGCTGGAACGCGCGCAACTCGATCCGCAGCGCGTGGATGAAGTAATCATGGGCAACGTGCTGCAGGCCGGTCTGGGTCAAAACCCGGCACGCCAGGCGTTGCTAAAAAGCGGACTTAGCGAGACGGTCTGCGGTTTTACCGTCAACAAGGTTTGCGGTTCAGGGCTTAAAAGCGTCGCGCTGGCGGCCCAGGCGATTCAGGCGGGACAAGCACAGGCATTGGTCGCCGGCGGGATGGAAAACATGAGTCTGGCACCGTATCTGCTGGATGCGAAAGCCCGCTGGGGCTATCGCCTTGGCGACGGCCAGTTATCAGATGTGATTCTGCGCGATGGCCTGCTCTGCGCCACCCACGGCTATCACATGGGGATCACCGCCGAAAACGTCGCCCGCGAATACGGTATCAGCCGTGAAATGCAGGACGAACTCGCGCTGCTCTCTCAGCAAAAAGCGGTGGCAGCCATCAATTCCGGTGCATTTCAGGCTGAAATTGTGCCGGTCAACGTTACGTCACGTAAGAAAACTATCGTTTTTGAACGCGATGAATTTCCTAAAGCCGATTCAACAGCGGAAGGCCTTGCCGCACTGCGTCCGGCATTTGATAAAGCCGGTACTGTCACTGCCGGTAATGCCTCAGGGATCAACGATGGCGCGGCAGCGTTGGTGGTCATGGAAGAATCGGCCGCACTGGCGGCAGGACTGAAACCGCTGGCACGTATTAAAGGGTACGCCAGCGGCGGCGTCGCGCCGGCACTGATGGGGATGGGGCCGGTGCCTGCTACGCAGAAAGCGCTACAATACTGCGGATTGCAGCTTTCAGATATCGATCTGATTGAAGCCAATGAGGCGTTTGCCGCGCAGTTCCTAGCCGTCGGCAAGACGCTGGGCTTCGACCCAGAGAAGGTGAACGTTAACGGGGGGGCGATTGCGCTTGGTCATCCGATCGGAGCCAGCGGCGCGCGAATTCTGGTGACATTGCTGCATGCGCTTTCTGCCAGGGATAAAACGCTGGGACTGGCAACGCTGTGCATCGGCGGCGGTCAGGGTATTGCGATGATTGTGGAAAGGATGAATTAA
- a CDS encoding Gfo/Idh/MocA family protein, producing MNKINAAVVGAGIYGKHHINAYHYNPWVNLVGFCEINPDIRARVAQEFQVPGYATLAELFSATEVDLVSIATPDPFHFDATIEAIKAGKHVLIEKPMATTSAECREIIRYAQQQGVKIGVDYHKRWDGMAQHIHHELLKPETGQVLRGYMSMDDIIDVPKNWLSWANESSPVHFLGTHCFDLIRYYMNGANAVSVYAIGQKKKLVAEGIDSWDTIQSFVTFDNGAQWTVEVGWCLPASFPKANDGRSFVITENNYYRADAQLRGYEMFTPQRSATPNYNFINYVNNKASGYGIQPIHDFVEHILFDTPYLATADDGLQATLICEAVHHSLSTGSIVQL from the coding sequence ATGAACAAAATCAATGCCGCGGTGGTTGGGGCCGGTATTTATGGCAAACACCATATCAACGCGTATCACTATAATCCGTGGGTGAACCTGGTCGGATTTTGCGAGATCAATCCGGATATCCGCGCCAGAGTTGCGCAGGAGTTCCAGGTTCCAGGTTATGCCACGCTGGCAGAGTTGTTTTCCGCGACGGAGGTTGATCTGGTGTCAATCGCTACTCCGGATCCGTTTCACTTTGATGCCACGATTGAGGCCATCAAAGCGGGCAAACATGTGTTGATTGAAAAACCGATGGCGACAACGTCAGCGGAATGCCGGGAAATCATCCGTTATGCGCAGCAGCAGGGGGTGAAGATCGGCGTCGATTACCACAAGCGTTGGGACGGGATGGCGCAGCATATTCATCATGAACTATTGAAACCCGAAACAGGCCAGGTCCTGCGTGGCTACATGAGCATGGACGATATTATCGATGTGCCAAAAAACTGGCTGTCATGGGCGAATGAGAGCTCTCCCGTTCATTTCCTTGGCACACATTGTTTTGATTTAATTCGATATTATATGAACGGCGCTAATGCAGTGAGCGTTTATGCAATAGGACAGAAGAAGAAACTTGTTGCGGAAGGCATTGATTCCTGGGACACCATTCAGTCTTTCGTTACGTTTGATAATGGCGCGCAATGGACGGTTGAAGTCGGGTGGTGTTTACCTGCTTCCTTTCCTAAGGCAAATGATGGTCGTAGTTTTGTTATCACCGAGAATAACTATTACCGTGCCGATGCGCAGTTGCGTGGCTATGAAATGTTCACCCCACAGCGTAGTGCAACGCCAAATTACAATTTTATTAATTACGTTAATAATAAAGCCAGCGGCTACGGGATTCAGCCAATACATGATTTTGTTGAGCACATATTATTTGATACCCCTTATCTGGCAACCGCAGATGATGGGTTGCAGGCGACATTAATTTGCGAGGCCGTACATCACTCGTTATCGACAGGAAGTATTGTGCAGTTATAA
- the srlE gene encoding PTS glucitol/sorbitol transporter subunit IIB, which produces MKTVLIKKGHSGIGDDMYLYRDTRMVILSLTGKTIDPVAKKLGEMLEMTVVNGFDAMPDDKKILCVVINCGGSLRCGIYPQKRIKTINVLPTGAMGPLAKYITEDIYISDVSLESLSLIETINQPNNRDENVELVEPLPAGDASAVARDYVEAKPRGSATNTALELMTRFATGIGNFVSLLYSSARESVELCIKNVIPFMAFISVLIALVQETAIGQWTGNALSPLAGSLTGLFVIAIICGLPFISPILAPGAAIAQVVGVLVGTLIGSGVVSPLMALPALFAINVQVGADFIPVGLSMQEAKEKTIRLGVPSFLLSRMITAPLAVAIGYLFSFGLFN; this is translated from the coding sequence ATGAAAACTGTACTGATTAAAAAAGGTCATTCAGGGATTGGCGACGATATGTATTTATATCGAGATACCCGCATGGTGATCCTGTCGCTAACCGGAAAAACCATTGACCCGGTCGCGAAGAAGCTGGGCGAAATGCTGGAGATGACCGTGGTTAACGGCTTTGATGCCATGCCGGATGATAAAAAAATCCTCTGCGTGGTCATCAACTGTGGCGGTTCACTGCGTTGTGGTATCTATCCACAGAAAAGAATAAAGACGATCAATGTGTTACCAACCGGGGCAATGGGGCCGCTGGCAAAATATATCACCGAAGATATCTATATATCGGATGTCAGCCTTGAGTCGCTTTCGTTGATTGAGACCATTAATCAACCGAACAACAGGGATGAAAACGTTGAGCTCGTCGAGCCGCTCCCCGCGGGCGATGCTTCCGCTGTTGCCCGTGATTACGTGGAGGCAAAACCGCGTGGTTCAGCGACCAACACCGCACTGGAATTGATGACGCGTTTCGCGACGGGGATCGGTAACTTTGTTAGCCTCCTCTACTCCTCGGCGCGCGAATCCGTTGAGCTGTGTATTAAGAACGTTATCCCCTTTATGGCCTTTATCTCGGTTCTGATCGCCCTGGTACAGGAGACAGCGATTGGTCAGTGGACCGGGAATGCGCTATCACCACTCGCCGGCTCGCTAACCGGCCTGTTCGTGATTGCGATTATCTGCGGTCTGCCCTTTATCTCTCCCATTCTGGCTCCCGGCGCGGCGATTGCGCAGGTCGTTGGCGTGCTGGTGGGAACGCTAATCGGTAGCGGTGTGGTTTCGCCTCTGATGGCGCTGCCGGCACTGTTTGCGATTAACGTCCAGGTGGGGGCCGATTTTATTCCCGTTGGACTCTCCATGCAGGAGGCGAAAGAGAAGACTATTCGTCTTGGTGTTCCCTCTTTCTTGTTATCACGGATGATTACCGCGCCTCTGGCGGTTGCCATCGGTTATCTGTTTTCGTTTGGCTTGTTTAACTGA